In Pseudomonas sp. p1(2021b), the genomic window AGCTGAAGTTCGAACAGCCGCAGGCGCTGCGCCGCGAGCTGTTCAGCTACTTCTCCGGGATGCTCAGCCAGAAGCCACGCAACGCCCTCAACCTGGAGGTGATGCTGGGCTTCTATTTCTCGCTGCCGATCAAAGTCAAGCAGTTCGCCGGGCGCTGGTTGAAGCTGCAACCGCAGCAGTGCACTCAGCTCGGCCGCAAGAACGCGCAGCTGGGCCACAGCGCCGTGGCCGGCAACCGGGTATGGGATTACCAGTCGTGCATCCGCATCGAACTGGGCCCTCTGGCACTGGCCGACTACCAGCGCTTCCAGCCCGGTACCGACGACTACCGCAAGCTGGTCGAGCTGGTGCGCTTCTACATCGGTGCCGAACTCGATTTCGAAATCGCCCCGCGCCTCAAGCGCGAGGCCGTGCCCTGCGCCCAGCTGGGCCGCAACGGCAATGTCGCCCTGGGCTGGCTGGGCTGGCTCAAACGCCCTGGTCGTGACGCGGAGCCTTCCCGTTGCGCCGTCTTCCACATTCCTTACGATGGGGTCGCCTTGTGAACCTGAAGTCTCTGTTCGCCAAGCTCAACGAAACCAGCCGCACGGCCACTGAAAGCGCGGCGGCCCTGTGCCTGTCGGAGCAGCACTACGATGTCGAGGTCGAGCACCTGTTGCTGCAACTGCTCGACAATACCGACAGCGACCTGCCGCAGGTGCTGCGCCACTACGAGGTGGTCGCCGAACGCCTGCAGGCGCAACTGGTCACCGCCCTGGGTACCTTCAAGAAAGGCAATACCCGCACGCCGGCGCTGTCGCCGCACATTACCCGCCTGATCGAGCAGGCCTGGGTGCTGGCGTCGATCGAGTACGGTGTCGGCCAGGTGCGCAGTGGCCACCTGCTGCTGGCCCTGCTCGACGACGCCGAGCTGCGCCGCGTGGTCATCGCCTCGGCGCCGGAGCTCGAGAAGGTCAATGTCGACGACCTGCGCCTGAACTTCACCGCCCTGGTCGAAGCCAGCGCCGAGTCGAAGCTCGCCAGCCCCCTGGCCAGCCCCGCGGCACCGGTCGCCCCCGCAGGCAAGGCCGGCGGCAAGACCCCAGCCCTGGACCAGTACACCGTCAACCTGACCCATAGCGCCCGCGAAGGCCGCATCGACCCGGTGCTGGGCCGCGAGTTCGAAGTGCGGCAGATGGTCGACATCCTCACCCGTCGCCGCCAGAACAACCCGATCCTCACCGGCGAGGCCGGAGTCGGCAAGACCGCCGTGGTCGAAGGCCTGGCCCTGCGCATCGCCCAGGGCGACGTGCCCGCCGTGCTCAAGGACGTGGCCCTGCACACCCTCGACCTGGGCCTGCTGCAGGCCGGTGCCGGGGTCAAGGGCGAATTCGAGAACCGCCTCAAGGCGGTGATCGAAGAGGTCAAACGCAGCCTGCACCCGATCATCCTGTTCATCGACGAGGCCCACACCCTGATCGGCTCCGGTGGCCAGGCCGGGCAGAACGATGCCGCCAACCTGCTCAAGCCGGCCCTGGCCCGTGGCGAGCTGCGCACCATCGCCGCCACCACCTGGGCCGAATACAAGAAGTACTTCGAGAAGGACGCCGCCCTCGCCCGCCGCTTCCAGGTGGTCAAGGTCGAAGAGCCCGACGAGGACAAGGCCATCCACATGCTGCGCGGCCTGCTCGGCAAGATGCGCGAACACCACAAGGTCGCGGTCATGGACGAGGCGCTGGTACAGGCCGTGCGCCTGTCCAACCGCTACATCACCGGCCGCCAGCTGCCCGACAAGGCCGTCAGCGTACTGGACACCGCCTGTGCCCGCATCGCCCTGGCGCAGTCGTCGCAGCCCGGTGCGCTGGAAGACTGCCGTCGGCACATCGACAACCTGCGGGCCGAGATCGCCGTGCTCGACCACGAGGCCACCAAGGGCCACGACCATGCCCGCCGCCTGGGCGAGCTGCAGGCCGCCCTGCAGGCCGAACAGCAGCACGAACAGCAGCTCAACGAACAATGGCAGCAGGAGCTGGCGCTGGTCGAACAGCTCAAGGCCCTGGATGCCGCTAATGAAGCCGACGCCCAGCAGCTCAATGCCCTGCGCGCCGAGCTGGGCCGGGTGCAAGGCGACCAGCCGCTGGTGCACGCACTGGTCGATGCCGGTGCCATCGCCCAGGTGATCAGCGGCTGGACCGGCATCCCGCTGGGCAAGATGCTGCGTGACGAAATCGACACGGTGCAGCGCCTGCCGGCACTGCTCGGCGAGCGCGTACTGGGCCAGGACCATGCCCTGCACGAGATCGGCAAGCGCATCAAGATCTCCCGGGCGCGCATGGAAGACCCGAACAAACCCATCGGCGTGTTCCTGCTGCTCGGCCCGAGCGGCGTCGGCAAGACCGAAACCGCGCTGGCCCTGGCCGATACCCTGTACGGCGGCGAGCGCAACCTGATCACCATCAACATGTCCGAGTACCAGGAAGCCCACACCGTGTCGAGCCTCAAGGGCTCGCCACCCGGCTACGTCGGCTACGGCGAAGGCGGTGTGCTGACCGAGGCCGTACGCCGCAAGCCCTATAGCGTGGTGCTGCTCGACGAGGTGGAAAAAGCCCACCCCGACGTGCTCGAACTGTTCTTCCAGGTGTTCGACAAAGGCGTGCTCGACGACGGCGAAGGCCGCGAGATCAACTTCCGCAACACGGTGATCATCCTCACCTCCAACACCGGCACCGAGCGGATCATGCAGACCTGCTTGAACGCCGAGCAACTGCCAACGCCCGAGACCATCGTCGAAGACCTGCGTGCCGAGCTCAACCGCGTGTTCAAGCCGGCGTTCCTCGGCCGCCTGAGCATCGTGCCGTTCTACCCGGTGCAGGACCAGGTGCTCGAGCGCATCGTCGCCCTCAAGCTCGACCGCATCGCCAAGCGCTTCGCCCGCAACCACCAGGCAGAGCTCGCCTACGACCAGGCGCTGGTCAAGGCCATCGCCGCGCGCTGCACCGAGGTCGACAGCGGTGCGCGCAACATCGACAACATCCTGTCCCAGACCTTGATGCCCGAGCTCGCCCAGCACGTGCTCGAGCGCATGGCCCAGGACATGCCGATCGAACGCCTTGTGATCGAGCTGGGCAGCGATGGCGACTTCGCCTATCGCCTGGCCTGACCAGTACCCGGAGGTTTAGCCGTCATGCAACACAACCACACCACCCTCAAGCGCCTGGCCGCCGCAGCCCTGCTGCTGGCCCTGGCCGGCTGCGGGGTCACCGACCGAATCGGCAAGCGCATGGAAGACAGCTGGGCGGCCGACATGCTGGCCGACAGCGAGAAAGTGATCCTGACCTCCGACGGCGGCAATACGCTCAACCCCGGTGCCGATGGCAAGCCGTTGTCGGTGGTGATGCGCGTGTACCAGTTGACCGACCTCGAGCGCTTCGCCTCGGCCGACGCCGACACCCTTTGGGACGCACCGGAAAAAGCCCTGGGCAACACCCTGGTCGAGGCCCGCGAGATCACCCTGCTGCCAGGCATGGGCCAGATCGACCAGTGGCCGCTGGCCAAGAACGCCCGCTATGTCGGCGTGGCGGCGTTCTTCCGCGACGAACAGGATGCGCGCTGGAAGGTCGCCTTCGATGCCAACTCGCTGCGCAAGGACGGCATCTGGTTCTCCTCCGACGGCCTGCGCATCCTCGTCGACAACACCGAAATCACCGCCATGCGCGGCGTGGACGTGCTGAACAAGCCGCCCACCGCCGAGCAGCTGGCGGCCCAGCAGCAAAAGAACGCAGCGCCCGCCCTGGCCGACAAAGTGCAGGACGCGGTCATCGACAAGGCCAGCGACGCCGCCGGCCAGTCGGCGCGCAACGCCATGGATTCAACCTTCAACTCTCTAGTGGATAGCGTCAAATGAGCAAGCAGAGCCGGGTGATGTGGTCGGAAGGCATGTTCCTGCTGCCCCAGCACTTCCAGTACCAGGATGAGTTCCACCAGCACCAGCTGGCCGAGGCGACCCTGCGCAGCACCCCGTTCCATTGGGGCGTGCAGACCCTGCAGGTGGACGAGGACGCCCTGGCCAACGGGTCGCTGCAGCTCAAGCGCCTGAAGCTGGTGTTCCCCGACGGCAGCCTGTACGACGCCCCGCAGCACGACCCGCTGCCGGCCGCCCGCGACCTCAAGGACCTGCTCAAGGCCAACGACCTGAAGGTCTACGCCGCGCTCAAGCTGCCCGAGCCGTTCGGCCTGAACTACGTCGAGGATGGCCAGGAGCACAAGGCCGCACGTCGCTTTCGCAAACAGTTCGACACCCTGCCCGACCTCAACGAAGGCGAGCTGGAAAACGAAATCACCAGCCTGCGCCTGAACGTGGTGCTGCTGGTCGACGGCGACAGCCTCGACGGCTACAGCCACTGCCCGTTGGCCAAGCTGACGCGCAACAGCATGGGTGGTTTCAACCTCGACCCGCATTTCGTCCACCCGACCTTGCACCTGGGCAGCCACGACACCCTGGCCGGCATCGGCAAGCGCCTGCTCGGCGCCCTGCAGGCCAAGAGCAAGGCGCTGTCCGGGCGCCGCCGCGAACGGGCTGACCAGATCGCCGAGTTCGGCTCCAGCGACGTCACCCTGTTCTGGCTGCTCAACACGGTCAACCGCGCCCACCCGCAGCTGGCCCATCTGCTGGCGCACCCGCGCCTGCACCCGGAGCGCCTGTACCTGTTCCTGGCCGACCTGGCCGGCGGGCTGCTGACCTTCACCCTGGACACCCAGCTCAGCGACATCCCCGAGTACGACCACCACGACCCGGCCGCCTCGCTGGTCAAGCTCGACGAGATGATCCGGGTGATGCTCGACAACGTCGTGCCCAACCAATGCATCGTCATCAACCTCACCCAGACCAAGCCGTCGTACTGGCAGGGCCAGTTGCGCGACCCCCGCCTGGTCGAGGCCGATTTCTACATCGCGGTGCATGCCGACATGCCGGGTGCAAGCCTCCTGGAGCTGGTACCCAGGGCGTTCAAGGTCGGCTCGCCGGAAGACATCGAGGTGGTGGTCAACAGCGCCATGCCGGGTGTCACCCTCAACCACGCTGCGCGGCTGCCCAACGCAAT contains:
- the tssG gene encoding type VI secretion system baseplate subunit TssG, with translation MASTYWRSAPGLIDQARAEPHRFEFFQLVRLLRLHYSRSGRMDLATRPHEDPLRFRTQLSLAFPASEVSDLHFEREGKVSPAGLPLSEVQVTFMGLVGPSGVLPRPYTELLLERHVQYRDDAAHAFLDIFSHRMTTLFYEAWQKYKFHIEHERNGTSSFDGYLLNLVGLGPRAQQLKFEQPQALRRELFSYFSGMLSQKPRNALNLEVMLGFYFSLPIKVKQFAGRWLKLQPQQCTQLGRKNAQLGHSAVAGNRVWDYQSCIRIELGPLALADYQRFQPGTDDYRKLVELVRFYIGAELDFEIAPRLKREAVPCAQLGRNGNVALGWLGWLKRPGRDAEPSRCAVFHIPYDGVAL
- the tssH gene encoding type VI secretion system ATPase TssH; translated protein: MNLKSLFAKLNETSRTATESAAALCLSEQHYDVEVEHLLLQLLDNTDSDLPQVLRHYEVVAERLQAQLVTALGTFKKGNTRTPALSPHITRLIEQAWVLASIEYGVGQVRSGHLLLALLDDAELRRVVIASAPELEKVNVDDLRLNFTALVEASAESKLASPLASPAAPVAPAGKAGGKTPALDQYTVNLTHSAREGRIDPVLGREFEVRQMVDILTRRRQNNPILTGEAGVGKTAVVEGLALRIAQGDVPAVLKDVALHTLDLGLLQAGAGVKGEFENRLKAVIEEVKRSLHPIILFIDEAHTLIGSGGQAGQNDAANLLKPALARGELRTIAATTWAEYKKYFEKDAALARRFQVVKVEEPDEDKAIHMLRGLLGKMREHHKVAVMDEALVQAVRLSNRYITGRQLPDKAVSVLDTACARIALAQSSQPGALEDCRRHIDNLRAEIAVLDHEATKGHDHARRLGELQAALQAEQQHEQQLNEQWQQELALVEQLKALDAANEADAQQLNALRAELGRVQGDQPLVHALVDAGAIAQVISGWTGIPLGKMLRDEIDTVQRLPALLGERVLGQDHALHEIGKRIKISRARMEDPNKPIGVFLLLGPSGVGKTETALALADTLYGGERNLITINMSEYQEAHTVSSLKGSPPGYVGYGEGGVLTEAVRRKPYSVVLLDEVEKAHPDVLELFFQVFDKGVLDDGEGREINFRNTVIILTSNTGTERIMQTCLNAEQLPTPETIVEDLRAELNRVFKPAFLGRLSIVPFYPVQDQVLERIVALKLDRIAKRFARNHQAELAYDQALVKAIAARCTEVDSGARNIDNILSQTLMPELAQHVLERMAQDMPIERLVIELGSDGDFAYRLA
- the tssJ gene encoding type VI secretion system lipoprotein TssJ, whose protein sequence is MQHNHTTLKRLAAAALLLALAGCGVTDRIGKRMEDSWAADMLADSEKVILTSDGGNTLNPGADGKPLSVVMRVYQLTDLERFASADADTLWDAPEKALGNTLVEAREITLLPGMGQIDQWPLAKNARYVGVAAFFRDEQDARWKVAFDANSLRKDGIWFSSDGLRILVDNTEITAMRGVDVLNKPPTAEQLAAQQQKNAAPALADKVQDAVIDKASDAAGQSARNAMDSTFNSLVDSVK
- the tssK gene encoding type VI secretion system baseplate subunit TssK — encoded protein: MSKQSRVMWSEGMFLLPQHFQYQDEFHQHQLAEATLRSTPFHWGVQTLQVDEDALANGSLQLKRLKLVFPDGSLYDAPQHDPLPAARDLKDLLKANDLKVYAALKLPEPFGLNYVEDGQEHKAARRFRKQFDTLPDLNEGELENEITSLRLNVVLLVDGDSLDGYSHCPLAKLTRNSMGGFNLDPHFVHPTLHLGSHDTLAGIGKRLLGALQAKSKALSGRRRERADQIAEFGSSDVTLFWLLNTVNRAHPQLAHLLAHPRLHPERLYLFLADLAGGLLTFTLDTQLSDIPEYDHHDPAASLVKLDEMIRVMLDNVVPNQCIVINLTQTKPSYWQGQLRDPRLVEADFYIAVHADMPGASLLELVPRAFKVGSPEDIEVVVNSAMPGVTLNHAARLPNAIPVRLDNQYFAIEPHGPVYERMMNAQTICFYAPSAFTNLKLELMAVLK